From Haloarcula sp. CBA1127, a single genomic window includes:
- a CDS encoding Lrp/AsnC family transcriptional regulator, with the protein MTDDPPDWEFSERDMYILRELSADPKRSSRDLADLLESEYGIDVSHVTVSESIREMRDADVFRETIVPNEELFNFALFEFKFNPEHFAESWHDAMVAIRDDRHTLFYFLSDGEYQWKSVMMFPSRTAESRWIHDFYKDHGDVIQNVRNSVVHNVLKFKTDPELFTELDGEQS; encoded by the coding sequence ATGACCGACGACCCCCCAGACTGGGAGTTCAGCGAGCGTGATATGTACATTCTGCGCGAACTCTCGGCGGACCCCAAGCGGTCGTCCCGTGATCTTGCGGATCTGCTGGAGTCCGAGTACGGCATCGACGTGTCGCACGTAACGGTCAGCGAATCGATCCGGGAGATGCGCGACGCGGATGTCTTCCGCGAGACCATCGTCCCGAACGAGGAGCTGTTCAATTTCGCGCTGTTCGAGTTCAAGTTCAACCCCGAGCATTTCGCCGAGTCCTGGCACGACGCGATGGTGGCCATTCGCGACGACCGGCACACGCTGTTTTACTTCCTTTCCGACGGCGAGTATCAATGGAAGTCAGTGATGATGTTCCCGAGCCGGACGGCCGAATCCCGCTGGATACACGACTTCTACAAGGACCACGGCGACGTGATTCAGAACGTCCGGAACTCAGTCGTCCACAACGTCCTGAAATTCAAGACGGACCCGGAGCTGTTCACCGAACTCGACGGAGAGCAGTCGTAG
- a CDS encoding NRDE family protein, giving the protein MCTIVLAWQVFDGTPVTVAANRDERLDRPSQPPQQRHWGSRVVAPADEEADGTWIGYNEHGLLAAVTNRWVDTDLAGDRSRGLLVRDALSHESAESAARAVEQATRDAEYSGFNLLLADENAAVLLEWDGQLAVQNFQPGVHVVVNVGADGDYRIPAHRPDAGEEQATNATRLREALVPEPGESAGEWIDRAGETISDHEYGVCVHGDGFGTRSSSLITLGAAHEYRHAAGPPCRTPYRPVEGQI; this is encoded by the coding sequence GTGTGTACAATCGTCCTCGCGTGGCAGGTCTTCGACGGCACGCCGGTCACGGTCGCGGCGAACCGCGACGAGCGGCTGGATAGGCCGTCACAGCCGCCACAACAGCGCCACTGGGGCAGTCGTGTCGTCGCACCGGCCGACGAGGAAGCCGACGGGACGTGGATCGGCTACAACGAGCACGGCCTGCTGGCGGCGGTGACGAACCGCTGGGTCGACACCGACCTCGCCGGCGACCGCTCGCGCGGCCTGCTCGTCCGGGACGCGCTGAGTCACGAGAGCGCGGAGTCAGCCGCCCGCGCCGTCGAGCAAGCGACCAGAGACGCCGAATACTCGGGATTCAACCTTTTGCTGGCAGACGAGAACGCCGCCGTCTTGCTGGAATGGGACGGCCAGCTCGCGGTCCAGAACTTCCAGCCCGGCGTTCACGTCGTCGTCAACGTTGGCGCGGACGGCGACTACCGGATTCCAGCCCATCGGCCCGACGCCGGCGAGGAGCAAGCGACCAACGCGACGCGGTTGCGCGAGGCGCTGGTTCCGGAGCCCGGCGAATCCGCCGGCGAATGGATTGACCGGGCAGGCGAAACCATCAGCGACCACGAGTACGGCGTCTGTGTCCACGGTGACGGATTCGGGACGCGGTCGTCGTCGCTCATCACACTGGGTGCTGCCCACGAGTATCGGCACGCGGCCGGGCCGCCATGCCGGACGCCGTACCGCCCGGTCGAAGGTCAGATTTAA
- a CDS encoding UPF0058 family protein — MHKDELLELHEQMVTIMQYFRDDMDSVDPELFDAYQELDVRPSDVHKSKSEHKHAVFVLGNSLATAMSEDEFSDAGRVSKRMKELAEDAERKL, encoded by the coding sequence ATGCACAAAGACGAGCTTCTTGAGCTACACGAGCAGATGGTGACGATTATGCAGTACTTCCGCGACGACATGGACTCAGTCGATCCGGAGCTATTCGACGCCTACCAGGAACTCGATGTGCGGCCATCGGACGTCCACAAGTCGAAAAGTGAGCACAAACACGCCGTGTTCGTGCTCGGGAACTCCCTGGCGACAGCGATGAGCGAAGACGAGTTCTCGGATGCGGGTCGGGTCAGCAAGCGAATGAAGGAACTGGCCGAGGACGCCGAGCGGAAACTGTAA
- a CDS encoding ribbon-helix-helix domain-containing protein, translating to MPKVEINIPEHLEMQIAQLVEKGEFLNREEAIEDLLSTGLKAYKTSGPQDEDEEPGFEEDGMMGHDDEYVF from the coding sequence ATGCCTAAGGTAGAGATCAATATCCCGGAACACCTGGAGATGCAAATCGCGCAGCTCGTCGAGAAAGGCGAGTTCCTCAATCGTGAGGAAGCTATCGAGGACCTCCTGTCGACCGGGCTCAAGGCGTACAAAACCTCCGGACCACAGGACGAAGACGAGGAACCAGGGTTCGAAGAAGACGGCATGATGGGCCACGACGACGAGTACGTCTTCTGA
- a CDS encoding isochorismate synthase MenF — translation MEPLRGDETTVGETTVVARGCRLDDAPVRAVLETDARPRFFWAAGTESIAARGSAATVTADGQSRFDDVRTAVEALFDDCSVPDSLPSIARPRAFGGFAFHNGTHEGEDSPWDGFPSAAFFLPEIQVTRRDDDAWLTTVATGPEAATEAEALLEEWRDRLVADSERNPGTPPGISHRERTPTQDGWREQVAAATESIDRGELQKVVLAQSLSATLDAELSVPDVMARLSKTYPDCYRFMLSPDSGGTFFGATPERLVSVRGRTVRTEALAGSTGRGDTPAEDEWLAAELLDSEKDRHEQKLVADAIRDQLEPFASTVRIGDRTVRRLATVQHLRTSITAELDDDEHVLSLVEALHPTPAVGGLPPDAALRTIRETEAFDRGWYAAPVGWVDAAGNGTFAVGIRSAVATEDEATLFAGAGIVADSDPDREWDEVQLKYRPILDELE, via the coding sequence ATGGAACCACTGCGTGGTGACGAGACGACGGTTGGTGAGACAACGGTCGTCGCACGCGGGTGTCGCCTCGACGATGCACCGGTGCGAGCGGTACTGGAGACGGACGCTCGCCCCCGGTTCTTCTGGGCGGCCGGTACAGAGTCAATCGCGGCCCGCGGGAGCGCGGCGACTGTGACTGCCGACGGGCAGTCGCGGTTCGACGACGTGCGGACAGCAGTCGAAGCACTGTTCGATGACTGCTCAGTGCCCGACAGCCTCCCGAGCATCGCTCGACCGCGAGCGTTCGGCGGGTTCGCTTTCCACAACGGAACACATGAAGGCGAGGACTCTCCCTGGGATGGGTTCCCCAGTGCGGCGTTTTTCCTCCCCGAAATACAGGTAACCAGAAGGGACGACGATGCCTGGCTCACAACGGTCGCGACAGGACCCGAAGCCGCGACCGAAGCGGAGGCGCTACTAGAGGAGTGGCGCGACCGGCTGGTCGCAGACTCCGAGCGCAATCCGGGTACGCCGCCGGGAATCTCACACCGGGAGCGCACGCCAACACAGGACGGTTGGCGCGAGCAGGTGGCGGCCGCCACAGAGAGTATTGACCGGGGCGAGCTCCAGAAGGTCGTGCTCGCCCAGAGTCTCAGCGCCACACTGGACGCGGAGCTATCGGTCCCGGACGTGATGGCCCGGTTGTCGAAGACGTACCCGGACTGCTACCGATTCATGCTGTCGCCGGACTCCGGCGGCACCTTCTTCGGAGCCACGCCGGAGCGGCTGGTCTCGGTCCGCGGGCGAACCGTCCGGACGGAGGCGCTGGCCGGCTCGACAGGGCGGGGTGACACGCCCGCTGAGGACGAGTGGCTCGCTGCCGAACTTCTCGACAGCGAGAAGGACCGCCACGAACAGAAGCTCGTCGCTGACGCGATACGGGACCAGCTTGAGCCGTTTGCTTCGACGGTCCGCATCGGCGACCGGACCGTCCGCCGGCTCGCCACGGTTCAGCACCTTCGGACATCGATAACAGCTGAACTGGACGACGACGAGCACGTCCTCTCGTTGGTCGAGGCACTCCACCCGACACCGGCCGTCGGCGGGCTGCCGCCAGATGCGGCGTTACGGACTATCCGCGAGACGGAGGCGTTCGACCGGGGCTGGTACGCCGCCCCGGTCGGCTGGGTCGACGCCGCTGGCAACGGCACCTTCGCGGTCGGCATCCGTTCGGCCGTCGCCACGGAAGACGAGGCGACGCTCTTTGCAGGCGCGGGCATCGTCGCGGACAGCGACCCCGACCGCGAGTGGGACGAGGTCCAGCTCAAATACCGGCCGATACTGGACGAGCTGGAATGA
- the menD gene encoding 2-succinyl-5-enolpyruvyl-6-hydroxy-3-cyclohexene-1-carboxylic-acid synthase, producing the protein MTAPNVNTLWAETLVSELVAGGVDAVCLSPGSRSTPLTVAFAEHPDIEVFSHLDERSAAFFALGRARRTGEPTPLVCTSGTAAANYHPAVIEANQSGVPLLLLTADRPPELIDSGANQTVDQEKLYGDAVRWYRDMPEPEAEPRKVRMLRTTAARALAESTGNDPGPVHLNCRFRKPLEPTSVPEDDPAGVPADWASGDNEAETGRDGPFVTTSEGVAEPDERTVRRVQDALEAAERGLIVAGPADNGLSADSLERLAAATGFPVLADPLSDLRFGPHVDRLDVPVCGGYDSYLGSDSVDQWDDPDVVVRFGASPTSKPLRHYLRDADCQQFLVDPAGGWSEAEFTATDLLVADPDATADALTDETLGGGAASWRDQFTRAEQAHWDAVVETASGTYWEGGVIADVTALAPDPATLFISNSMPIRDMDRFGGPRDADLTVLGNRGASGIDGITSTALGAGSATSDPLVLVTGDLAYYHDMNGLLALGRCAVDATVVLLNNDGGGIFHMLPIEDHPTFEDQFRTPHGLDFEPTEALYSLEFERVADRRQFRERFAKSVQSDGTQVIEVRFDAGDSHAVRDRLAEQVEEALTGD; encoded by the coding sequence ATGACGGCACCGAACGTCAACACGCTGTGGGCGGAGACGCTCGTTTCCGAACTCGTTGCGGGCGGCGTTGACGCGGTGTGTCTCTCGCCCGGGAGCCGCTCGACGCCGCTGACGGTCGCATTCGCCGAGCATCCCGACATCGAGGTGTTTTCCCATCTCGACGAGCGGTCGGCAGCCTTCTTCGCACTGGGACGCGCCCGGCGAACCGGCGAGCCGACGCCGCTGGTTTGCACGTCGGGGACCGCCGCGGCGAACTACCACCCTGCGGTCATCGAAGCGAACCAGTCGGGTGTCCCGTTGCTCTTGCTTACAGCGGACCGCCCGCCGGAACTCATCGACAGCGGGGCGAACCAGACTGTCGACCAGGAGAAGCTGTACGGCGACGCCGTCCGCTGGTATCGCGATATGCCAGAGCCAGAGGCCGAGCCGCGGAAGGTTCGGATGTTACGGACCACAGCGGCCCGAGCCCTCGCAGAGAGTACCGGTAACGACCCCGGTCCGGTTCACCTGAACTGTCGCTTCCGGAAGCCACTGGAGCCGACGTCGGTGCCCGAAGACGACCCGGCGGGCGTTCCGGCCGACTGGGCGAGCGGTGACAATGAGGCCGAAACCGGCCGTGATGGCCCGTTTGTCACGACGAGCGAGGGCGTCGCTGAACCGGATGAGCGGACAGTGCGCCGCGTGCAGGACGCACTTGAGGCCGCCGAACGGGGCCTCATCGTCGCCGGGCCGGCCGACAATGGACTCAGTGCAGACTCGCTTGAACGGCTGGCGGCGGCCACGGGCTTCCCCGTTCTGGCGGACCCGCTGTCGGACCTGCGGTTCGGCCCCCACGTCGACCGGCTCGATGTGCCGGTCTGTGGCGGCTACGACAGCTATCTCGGAAGCGACAGCGTCGACCAGTGGGACGACCCCGATGTCGTCGTCCGGTTCGGCGCGTCGCCGACCTCGAAGCCGCTGCGTCACTACCTCCGGGACGCCGACTGCCAGCAGTTCCTCGTCGACCCGGCCGGCGGCTGGTCGGAGGCCGAGTTTACGGCGACAGACCTGCTCGTTGCTGACCCCGACGCCACCGCGGATGCGCTCACGGACGAGACGCTGGGTGGCGGTGCAGCGTCGTGGCGCGACCAGTTCACCAGAGCGGAGCAGGCCCACTGGGACGCGGTTGTTGAAACCGCTTCGGGGACCTACTGGGAAGGAGGCGTCATCGCGGACGTGACCGCGCTGGCCCCGGACCCGGCCACGCTGTTCATCTCGAACAGTATGCCGATACGAGATATGGACCGCTTCGGCGGCCCCCGTGACGCCGACCTGACCGTGCTGGGCAACCGCGGGGCCAGCGGTATCGACGGCATCACCTCGACGGCGCTTGGAGCTGGGAGCGCGACATCCGACCCGCTCGTGCTCGTCACCGGCGACTTGGCGTACTACCACGACATGAACGGCCTGCTCGCACTCGGCCGCTGTGCGGTAGACGCGACAGTCGTTCTGCTCAACAACGACGGCGGCGGCATCTTCCACATGCTGCCCATTGAGGACCACCCCACCTTTGAGGACCAGTTCCGAACGCCGCACGGGCTCGATTTCGAGCCGACGGAGGCGCTCTATTCCTTGGAGTTCGAGCGGGTGGCCGACCGCCGGCAGTTCCGCGAGCGCTTCGCCAAGTCAGTCCAGAGCGATGGGACACAGGTCATCGAGGTCCGGTTCGACGCGGGCGACAGCCACGCGGTCAGAGATCGGCTTGCCGAACAGGTCGAGGAAGCCCTCACTGGCGACTGA
- the sod gene encoding superoxide dismutase, with protein MPEHSNPELPPLPYDYDALEPHISEQVLTWHHDTHHQGYVNGLESAEETLAENRESGDFGSSAAAMGNVTHNGCGHYLHTLFWENMDPNGGGEPEGELLDRIEEDFGSYEGWKGEFEAAASAAGGWALLVYDPVAKQLRNVPVDKHDQGALWGSHPILALDVWEHSYYYDYGPARGDFIDAFFEVVDWDKAAEEYEKSVSHFE; from the coding sequence ATGCCCGAACATTCCAATCCCGAACTGCCACCGCTCCCGTACGACTACGACGCGCTGGAGCCACACATCTCCGAACAGGTGCTCACCTGGCACCACGACACCCACCATCAGGGGTACGTAAACGGCCTCGAATCGGCCGAGGAGACGCTCGCCGAGAACCGCGAATCCGGTGACTTCGGTTCAAGCGCCGCCGCGATGGGCAACGTCACCCACAACGGCTGTGGTCACTATCTCCACACGCTGTTCTGGGAGAACATGGACCCCAACGGCGGCGGTGAGCCGGAGGGCGAACTCCTCGACCGCATCGAGGAGGACTTTGGCTCCTACGAAGGCTGGAAGGGCGAGTTCGAAGCCGCCGCATCAGCTGCCGGCGGCTGGGCGCTGCTCGTGTACGACCCCGTTGCCAAGCAACTGCGCAACGTGCCGGTCGACAAGCACGACCAGGGCGCGCTCTGGGGCTCCCATCCCATCCTCGCGCTCGACGTCTGGGAGCACTCCTACTACTACGACTACGGCCCCGCTCGCGGTGACTTCATCGACGCCTTCTTCGAGGTCGTCGACTGGGACAAGGCTGCCGAAGAGTACGAGAAGTCGGTTAGTCACTTCGAGTAA
- a CDS encoding deoxyribodipyrimidine photo-lyase — MRLHWHRRDLRATDNAGLATATPSDPVVPVFIFDTAVLDHAGPPRVAFMLDALDSLREWYRDQGSDLVVAEGDPTSVLPELAAEYGAEKVTWGKDYSGLARERDAAVRQALDDADVAREAVQNAVLHEPGEITTNDGDPYSVFTYFGRKWHDREKAAPYDPPSADELADVDGDALPTLADLGFEKPEADVPAAGTDEARALLGDFLDENVYEYEERRDFPADECTSRLSAHLKFGTIGIREVYDRTQDAKEGTGGDRRDSVREFQSQLAWREFYTQVLFAHPHVVSSNYKSYENPIEWENDEELLQAWKDGETGYPIVDAGMRQLRDEAYMHNRVRMIVASFLTKDLLIDWRHGYEWFREKLVDHDTANDNGGWQWAASTGTDAQPYFRIFNPMTQGEDYDPEAEYIKEYVPELSDAAPEIIHEWNECSLTQRRSAAPEYPDPVVDHSERREEALAMFERARGDD, encoded by the coding sequence ATGCGCCTGCACTGGCATCGCCGTGATCTCCGGGCAACGGATAACGCCGGCCTCGCCACGGCGACTCCGTCTGACCCGGTCGTCCCGGTGTTCATTTTCGACACAGCCGTTCTCGACCACGCCGGCCCGCCCCGGGTCGCGTTCATGCTTGACGCGCTCGACAGTTTGCGCGAGTGGTACCGCGACCAGGGTAGTGACCTCGTCGTTGCCGAGGGCGACCCCACATCCGTCTTGCCAGAACTGGCAGCCGAGTACGGCGCAGAGAAGGTCACTTGGGGCAAGGACTACTCCGGGCTCGCACGGGAACGCGACGCGGCCGTCCGGCAAGCGCTTGACGACGCGGACGTGGCCCGCGAAGCCGTCCAGAACGCCGTGTTACACGAACCGGGCGAGATTACGACGAACGACGGCGACCCATACAGCGTCTTCACCTACTTCGGTCGGAAATGGCACGACCGCGAGAAGGCAGCCCCCTACGACCCGCCGTCTGCTGACGAGTTAGCCGATGTCGACGGTGATGCGCTCCCGACCCTGGCTGACCTCGGCTTCGAGAAGCCAGAGGCGGACGTGCCCGCGGCGGGAACCGACGAAGCGCGCGCCCTGCTTGGTGACTTCCTCGACGAGAACGTCTACGAGTACGAGGAACGACGGGATTTCCCGGCCGACGAATGCACTTCGCGGCTCTCAGCCCATCTGAAGTTTGGGACTATCGGCATCCGGGAGGTGTACGACCGGACACAGGATGCCAAGGAGGGGACCGGCGGTGACCGCCGCGACTCCGTCCGGGAGTTCCAGTCCCAGCTGGCCTGGCGGGAGTTCTACACGCAGGTGCTGTTTGCCCATCCACACGTCGTTAGCTCGAACTACAAATCATACGAGAACCCAATCGAGTGGGAGAACGACGAGGAGCTGTTACAGGCTTGGAAAGACGGCGAAACGGGGTATCCCATTGTCGACGCCGGGATGCGACAGCTCCGTGACGAGGCGTATATGCACAACCGCGTCCGGATGATTGTTGCCTCCTTCCTCACGAAGGACCTGCTCATCGACTGGCGACACGGCTACGAGTGGTTCCGGGAGAAACTGGTTGACCACGACACGGCAAACGACAACGGCGGCTGGCAGTGGGCGGCCTCCACGGGGACCGACGCGCAGCCCTATTTCCGCATCTTCAATCCGATGACACAGGGCGAAGACTACGACCCGGAAGCCGAGTACATCAAGGAGTACGTCCCGGAACTATCTGATGCTGCACCCGAGATTATCCACGAGTGGAACGAGTGCTCGCTCACACAACGGCGCAGCGCCGCACCGGAGTACCCGGACCCCGTCGTCGACCACAGCGAGCGCCGCGAGGAGGCGCTGGCGATGTTCGAGCGGGCCAGAGGAGACGACTAA
- a CDS encoding enoyl-CoA hydratase/isomerase family protein yields MLVCQALTDTTVILPPVEGPHMEDATVTLSVDDGIATVTLNQPESRNALSAELADALTATFESVTDSDARCVVLEGAGPAFCAGGDINAMVQGVEHDRPPATQVELVVSSLHEAIRTVHSCPLPVVAKIDGPAFGAGAGLALACDTQVASTDAQIGFGFRQVGLASDSGVSYFLPRIVGPNKAKELLFTGELLDASAAEELGLFTRVFDAETFESAFSDLVADIAAGPTVALGHAKRLVNRSLNSSLEQALENEATAQGVAFTTDDHEEGATAFVEKRDPEFTGQ; encoded by the coding sequence ATGTTGGTCTGTCAGGCGCTGACGGACACCACTGTTATCTTGCCGCCGGTCGAGGGCCCACATATGGAAGACGCAACCGTGACGCTGTCTGTTGACGACGGAATCGCTACAGTAACGCTGAACCAGCCGGAGTCGCGAAACGCCCTGTCAGCGGAGTTGGCCGACGCGCTCACTGCCACGTTCGAATCGGTGACCGACAGCGACGCCCGGTGTGTCGTACTGGAAGGCGCAGGCCCAGCCTTTTGCGCTGGCGGGGACATCAACGCAATGGTACAGGGGGTGGAACACGACCGACCGCCGGCCACACAGGTCGAACTGGTGGTTTCGTCACTCCACGAAGCGATCCGGACTGTCCACAGCTGTCCGCTCCCAGTCGTCGCGAAAATCGACGGCCCCGCCTTCGGTGCCGGTGCAGGACTCGCGCTGGCCTGTGATACACAGGTCGCAAGCACTGACGCCCAGATCGGCTTTGGCTTCCGGCAGGTCGGCCTGGCGAGTGACTCCGGCGTCTCCTATTTCCTTCCACGAATCGTCGGCCCGAACAAGGCCAAGGAACTCCTGTTTACCGGCGAACTGCTGGATGCTTCGGCAGCCGAGGAACTGGGGCTGTTCACCCGTGTGTTCGACGCAGAGACATTCGAATCAGCGTTTTCGGACCTCGTTGCAGACATCGCCGCTGGACCGACAGTCGCACTCGGCCACGCCAAGCGGCTGGTCAACCGAAGCCTGAACAGTTCGCTGGAACAGGCACTCGAAAACGAAGCCACCGCACAGGGCGTCGCTTTCACGACCGACGACCATGAGGAGGGTGCAACCGCATTCGTCGAGAAACGCGACCCGGAGTTCACGGGTCAGTAA
- a CDS encoding 1,4-dihydroxy-2-naphthoyl-CoA synthase → MVSELFDPERWSAIDRFDFADITYHRSTETGAVRIAFDRPEKRNAFRPETVDELATALDHAKRQTDVGCVLLTGNGPSEKDGGWAFCSGGDQGIRGESGYEYSESPHGSDTASGEQSDPRETSDGVEDDAPENVGRLHILEVQRQIRHIPKPVVAVVPGWAVGGGHSLHVVCDLTLASEEHAKFLQTDPDVGSFDGGFGSAYLARQVGQKKAREVFFLGKTYDADEAADMGMVNDVVPHEDLEDTAIEWAQRMNEKSPTAMRMLKYAFNLDSDGMVGQQVFAGEATRLAYMTDEAQEGRDAFNEGRDPDFDDVPWHY, encoded by the coding sequence ATGGTCTCTGAGCTATTCGACCCGGAGCGGTGGAGTGCCATCGACCGGTTCGACTTCGCCGACATCACCTATCACCGCTCGACTGAGACGGGTGCGGTCCGAATCGCCTTCGACCGGCCGGAGAAGCGAAACGCCTTCCGCCCGGAGACGGTCGACGAACTCGCGACGGCGCTGGACCACGCCAAGCGCCAGACCGACGTTGGCTGTGTCCTCCTGACCGGGAACGGCCCCTCCGAGAAGGACGGCGGCTGGGCCTTCTGTTCCGGCGGGGACCAGGGTATTCGCGGTGAAAGCGGCTACGAGTACAGCGAGTCGCCACACGGCTCGGACACAGCGAGCGGGGAGCAAAGCGACCCGCGAGAGACGAGCGACGGCGTGGAAGACGACGCCCCGGAGAACGTCGGCCGGCTTCACATTCTCGAAGTCCAGCGCCAGATCCGACACATCCCAAAGCCCGTCGTCGCCGTCGTTCCGGGGTGGGCCGTCGGCGGCGGCCACTCGCTGCACGTCGTCTGTGACCTCACGCTCGCCAGCGAGGAGCACGCGAAGTTCCTCCAGACCGATCCCGACGTGGGGAGCTTCGACGGCGGCTTCGGCTCGGCGTATCTCGCGCGACAGGTGGGCCAGAAGAAGGCCCGGGAAGTGTTCTTCCTCGGCAAGACCTACGATGCCGATGAAGCCGCTGACATGGGGATGGTCAACGACGTGGTACCCCACGAAGACTTGGAAGACACTGCCATCGAGTGGGCCCAGCGGATGAACGAGAAGTCACCGACTGCAATGCGGATGCTCAAGTACGCGTTCAATCTGGACTCCGACGGCATGGTCGGACAGCAGGTGTTCGCCGGGGAGGCGACGCGGCTGGCCTACATGACCGACGAGGCCCAGGAAGGACGGGACGCGTTCAACGAGGGCCGCGACCCGGACTTCGACGACGTGCCGTGGCACTACTAA
- a CDS encoding J domain-containing protein: MTETFYEVLGVPTDASTAAIEAAYRERLKETHPDVSDAADAGEATQRLIEARDVLTDEDERARYDRLGHEAYVAGESNIPDDGGSDAAEAARRAGYDESESATDRTEASTDRSTARTNARDRARRERAARDRVADDRDERSTADTDASSSNKQSTDPASETATASNAESTRHSGATATSGFSDNAGSGATWSSSSAYSVRQTDTPSRGSLLERPTGRGLTLFAITFALYPVMLFSALLPAFPLWVNLTIGVCTLFMIGYLQSEPTIAIMVFGSWSLTTTVLLVTLNISALSLVGALALSGTWLPFGLSLLTASVLRL; this comes from the coding sequence ATGACAGAGACGTTCTACGAGGTACTGGGCGTTCCAACTGACGCCTCAACGGCGGCTATCGAAGCGGCCTATCGGGAGCGACTGAAGGAAACCCATCCTGACGTGAGCGATGCGGCCGACGCCGGCGAGGCGACACAGCGGCTCATCGAAGCTCGGGACGTGCTCACCGACGAGGACGAGCGGGCGCGATACGACCGGCTGGGTCACGAAGCCTACGTCGCGGGCGAGAGCAACATACCGGACGACGGCGGCAGCGACGCGGCCGAAGCGGCACGGCGCGCGGGCTATGACGAGTCCGAATCGGCAACCGATCGAACCGAGGCGAGCACTGACCGAAGTACAGCCCGGACAAACGCCCGGGACCGGGCGCGACGTGAACGGGCCGCCAGAGATCGCGTCGCCGATGACAGAGACGAGCGCTCGACCGCCGACACTGATGCGTCGTCGAGCAACAAGCAATCGACCGACCCAGCCAGCGAGACGGCGACCGCGTCGAACGCAGAGTCGACTCGGCACTCTGGGGCCACGGCGACCAGCGGCTTCAGCGATAACGCCGGCAGCGGTGCTACTTGGAGTTCTTCGTCCGCGTACTCCGTCCGACAGACGGACACCCCGTCCCGCGGGTCGCTTCTGGAGAGGCCGACCGGCCGGGGGCTGACGCTGTTTGCCATTACGTTCGCCCTCTATCCAGTGATGCTGTTCAGCGCGTTACTCCCGGCGTTCCCGCTGTGGGTCAACCTGACGATAGGGGTCTGTACCCTGTTTATGATCGGCTACCTCCAGTCCGAACCTACTATCGCGATTATGGTGTTTGGGAGCTGGAGTCTAACGACGACAGTGCTGCTAGTCACGTTGAACATCAGCGCACTCTCGCTTGTCGGCGCGCTCGCACTATCGGGGACGTGGCTCCCGTTCGGACTGTCGCTGTTGACGGCGTCCGTGTTGCGGCTCTAA